In Zingiber officinale cultivar Zhangliang chromosome 1A, Zo_v1.1, whole genome shotgun sequence, a genomic segment contains:
- the LOC122023182 gene encoding uncharacterized protein LOC122023182, whose translation MAEGPNSFESLRKWVVEHKLRAVGCLWLSGIAGSIAYNWSRPNMKTSVKLIHARLHAQALSLAAVTVAAVVDNYDHQSKSESNVPA comes from the exons ATGGCGGAAGGTCCGAACTCGTTCGAATCTTTGAGGAAATGGGTGGTGGAGCACAAGCTTCGAGCAGTCG GTTGCCTTTGGCTCAGCGGGATCGCGGGCTCCATCGCCTACAACTGGTCTCGCCCTAACATGAAAACCAGCGTTAAGCTCATCCACGCGAG GTTGCACGCTCAGGCGTTATCATTAGCTGCCGTAACTGTAGCTGCGGTGGTCGACAACTATGATCATCAATCAAAATCAGAATCAAACGTGCCCGCATAA